Genomic window (Candidatus Limnocylindria bacterium):
AGATCGTGTGATCGACGCCTTTGAGTCTTTCCGCACCGTCGATCGTGATCGTGTTCGTACCGATGCCGACCATCCGCGCACCCATGCGCATGAGGGCCATCCCCAGCTCCTGCACGTGCGGCTCGCTCGCTGCGTTCCGGATCACCGTCCGGCCGGGCGCGAGCACGGCGGCCATGAGCGCGTTCTCGGTCGCCGTGACCGATGTCTCATCAAGCAGGATCTCGGCGCCCTTCAGACCTGAGGTGTGAAGACCGTATCCCGTGGAGCTCACGTCGAGCTCGGCACCGAGCGTCTTCAGTGCGAGGAAATGCGTGTCATTGCGGCGCCGTCCGATGACGTCACCGCCGGGAAGCCCGAGCTTGACCTTCTTGTGGCGCGCGAGGAGCGGACCGGCGAAGAGCAATGAGGTACGGATCTCGCCCGCAAGGGACCGCGGCACCTCGGTGCTCTTCAGGCCGGCGGCCGTGATCCGGACCGTGGTCGCATCGAGCTCCTCGACCTTCGCGCCGAGCGCGCTCACGATGTCGACCATGCCGCGCACGTCGCGGATGCGCGGCACGTTGTGGAGCGTCACGGGCTCGTCGGTGAGAAGGCTTGCCGCGATGAGGGGCAATGCGGCGTTCTTGTTGCCGGCTGGGCGGATCTCTCCGCGCAGCGGCGTTCCGCCCTCGACGATGAATCGTGCCACGGCGGCCTAGCCTAGCCCGATAGCGACGGCGGGCTTGTTCTGATCGACGCCGCCGCGGAGCTCGCCGGTCTTCGGGTCGATGAGGATCGCGTTCGGTCGCGCGAACCACGCGGACATGAGCGTCTCTTCCTTCACCTCGACCTTGTGACCCAGCGCGGCAAGTCCGTCGCGGACCTCCTCCGGGATGCGCGAGTCGACGAGTAGGCCCTCGCCTTCGTCGTGCACGCGCGGACGGTTCACCGCGTCCTGCGGCCCG
Coding sequences:
- the murA gene encoding UDP-N-acetylglucosamine 1-carboxyvinyltransferase, whose translation is MARFIVEGGTPLRGEIRPAGNKNAALPLIAASLLTDEPVTLHNVPRIRDVRGMVDIVSALGAKVEELDATTVRITAAGLKSTEVPRSLAGEIRTSLLFAGPLLARHKKVKLGLPGGDVIGRRRNDTHFLALKTLGAELDVSSTGYGLHTSGLKGAEILLDETSVTATENALMAAVLAPGRTVIRNAASEPHVQELGMALMRMGARMVGIGTNTITIDGAERLKGVDHTISSDHMEVGSLIAAIAMTHGDATIKNAVPQHMRMTRLVFQKLGVETEVRGEDIHVVAKDRYIVEPDIGGAIPHIKPQIWPGFPSDLTSVATAMATQAEGTVLIHEWMFEARMFWVDALVRMGARLVLADPHRVVVVGPSQLYGTDLRSPDIRAGMAILAATLCASGQSVISNVEQIDRGFEELDTRLRGLGAKIERAA